In a genomic window of Seriola aureovittata isolate HTS-2021-v1 ecotype China chromosome 11, ASM2101889v1, whole genome shotgun sequence:
- the LOC130177313 gene encoding transmembrane protein 50B-like — MAGFLDNFRWPECECLDWGERRNTVASAVAGVLFFTGWWIMIDAAVTYPFKEMHHAFHTCGVFSTIAFFMINAVSNGQVRGDTYGEGCFGRTGARVWLFIGFMMMFGSLIASIWILFGAYVVPKNEVAPGLAVFFQNALIFFSTLIYKFGRTEDLWG; from the exons ATGGCTGGCTTCCTGGACAACTTCCGCTGGCCAGAGTGTGAATGCCTCGActggggggagaggaggaacaCAGTGGCTTCTGCTGTGGCTGGAGTTCTG TTCTTCACAGGCTGGTGGATTATGATCGATGCAGCAGTGACATATCCATTCAAAGAGATGCATCATGCCTTCCACACCTGCGGGGTCTTCTCTACCATAGCATTTTTTAT gATCAATGCAGTTTCTAACGGCCAGGTGAGAGGAGACACGTATGGAGAGGGCTGCTTCGGCAGGacag GAGCTCGTGTCTGGCTCTTCATCGGCTTCATGATGATGTTCGGCTCACTCATTGCCTCCATCTGGATCCTGTTTGGAGCTTATGTGGTGCCCA AGAACGAGGTGGCTCCGGGGCTGGCTGTGTTCTTTCAGAATGCCTTAATCTTTTTCAG CACTCTGATCTACAAATTCGGCCGGACTGAAGATTTATGGGGCTag